A region of the Saccharospirillaceae bacterium genome:
GGCCGTTGCCGCACACAAGCACTACCAAAACCAGCCTCGGATTACTTTGGGACTCGGGCCACACGCACCGTATACGGTTTCGGATACCCCTTTGAAAGAGGTAACTGCACTGGCGGATCAGCTGGATATTCCGGTTCAGATTCATTTGCACGAAACCGCTTTTGAAGTCGCCCAAAGCCTGGAAGAAAAAGGCAAACGACCGACTCAGCGCTTAGCCGATTTAGGTTTTTTAACCGAGCGTGTCAGCTGTGTGCACATGACACAGATCTCCGACGACGACATTGAAATTCTGAAACAAACCGGCGCTTCCGTTGTGCATTGCCCGGAATCCAACTTAAAACTGGCCAGTGGTTTTTGCCCAACCGCCAAACTGTTAAGCAATGGCATTAATGTAGGCTTGGGAACCGACGGGGCCGCCAGTAATAACGATTTAAATATTCAGGGCGAAATGAAAACCGCCGCGATGCTGGCCAAAGCCGTCGCTGAAGATGCCGCCGCTCTGCCCGCCTGGCAAGCTTTGGAAATGGCTACCATTGGCAGCGCCAAATCTCTGGGGATTGATGATCAGGTTGGCTCACTGGACGTTGGCAAGTGGGCGGATATGCAGGCCGTGAATTTATCTCAGCTGGGTCAGAACCCACTGTACGATCCAATTTCGCAACTGGTTTATACCGATTCGAGTCGTGCCACCGAGTACGTTTGGGTTGAAGGTAAAGCCTTATTAGAAAAAGGCCAGTTAAGTGAAGCCAGCGGCCTGGATGAAGAACAGTTAATTGCCAATGCAGTGCAGTGGCAGAAGAAAATTTCGCAAAATTAATTTTTAGGAACCGCAAGCAGGGTCAGTACCCATTATTTTTCAGCCGCCGGACCGAACAGCACATCACTGTGCTGGCGATCCTACCGCCACATCCTGTGGCGGCTTTGAAAAACAATCTGTACTAATACTGCTTCCTGGTCAGATGAAGTGACAAAATGACTACTAAAAATAGACAAAACGTCGACAGCGCAGAAATCGCAAAATTTGAAGCTCTGGCCACCCGCTGGTGGGACCTGGAAAGTGAATTCAAGCCGCTTCACGAAATCAATCCACTGCGAACGAACTACGTTGATTCCATCGCTCACCTGGCCGGCAAAAAGGTGCTGGATGTGGGCTGCGGTGGTGGCATTCTGTCAGAAGCAATGGCGCAACGCGGTGCTGACGTTACCGGTATCGACATGGGTCAGGCCAATTTAAATACCGCTAAGCTGCACGCGTTAGAAAGCGGCGTAAAAGTCGATTACCAATGCATCCCGGTAGAGGAACTGGCCGATCAACAGCCGGAATCATTCGATGTGGTAACCTGCCTGGAAATGCTGGAACACGTGCCGGATCCACTTTCCATAATAAAAGCGTGTCATAAGCTGGTTAAGCCTGGCGGCCATGTGATCTTCTCCACAATCAACCGCAACCCAAAGTCTTACGCCTTCGCCATTATTGGCGCTGAATATGTACTGGGTCTGGTTCCGACAGGCACTCACGATTACCACAAGTTTATAAAGCCGAGCGAGATGACCCGCTGGTGCCGCGAAACCGGTTTAGTCGTTACCGATATGACCGG
Encoded here:
- a CDS encoding TRZ/ATZ family hydrolase translates to MQADIQINARWVAPLSASHSRTLLNNQAVFVKDGKILAIQDQQATSHEADQVVELTDHLLLPGYVNAHGHAAMSLFRGLADDLPLMTWLNEHIWPAEAKWTTAEFVLDGTRLAIAEMLKCGTTTYSDMYFYPQQGAQAAFESGIRNVSFTPILDFPTNFAQNADDYIEKAVAAHKHYQNQPRITLGLGPHAPYTVSDTPLKEVTALADQLDIPVQIHLHETAFEVAQSLEEKGKRPTQRLADLGFLTERVSCVHMTQISDDDIEILKQTGASVVHCPESNLKLASGFCPTAKLLSNGINVGLGTDGAASNNDLNIQGEMKTAAMLAKAVAEDAAALPAWQALEMATIGSAKSLGIDDQVGSLDVGKWADMQAVNLSQLGQNPLYDPISQLVYTDSSRATEYVWVEGKALLEKGQLSEASGLDEEQLIANAVQWQKKISQN
- the ubiG gene encoding bifunctional 2-polyprenyl-6-hydroxyphenol methylase/3-demethylubiquinol 3-O-methyltransferase UbiG — translated: MTTKNRQNVDSAEIAKFEALATRWWDLESEFKPLHEINPLRTNYVDSIAHLAGKKVLDVGCGGGILSEAMAQRGADVTGIDMGQANLNTAKLHALESGVKVDYQCIPVEELADQQPESFDVVTCLEMLEHVPDPLSIIKACHKLVKPGGHVIFSTINRNPKSYAFAIIGAEYVLGLVPTGTHDYHKFIKPSEMTRWCRETGLVVTDMTGMVYNPITKVYSLKDNDVDVNYLMATEKKEGPSNEA